In a single window of the Hoyosella subflava DQS3-9A1 genome:
- a CDS encoding sensor histidine kinase codes for MRRASPSLLTRAALAAAAGATIVVVTVAVFVWAGVQRESYAQLDQRLDVLSTIAATVANQSLYDARQQIPPEYEATYRAGPIIIPAHNLALPELPEGFTTLEIEGAEYRIRTIAVPDRPRTTISVAAPTAPTEEQIGEERRNTILVSMLAIAAAAALGWLLGGFAIRPLRQLAVQTRQIDPETATPRPSVTGALEAEELAAAISGMLERITREKQRTFEALETARDFAAVSAHELRTPLTAMRTNLEVLESLDPPEPERREVIIETLQSVRRIEQTLQALERLAAGNLTAEADYEDIDLAEVLDRCAQEARRLHTGLVVTVHDSGPTVIRGLAAGLRLAIDNAITNAVRHGDAEHVELSLHSSTETKDGGIEITIDDDGCGIPAEDRERVFERFTRGSRASAPGSGLGLALVAQQAELHGGEATMSKSPFGGARLTLRVRS; via the coding sequence GTGCGACGAGCCTCCCCGTCTCTGCTCACACGTGCTGCGCTCGCCGCTGCCGCTGGCGCGACGATCGTCGTTGTCACGGTCGCTGTGTTCGTATGGGCAGGCGTGCAACGGGAAAGCTACGCGCAACTCGACCAGCGGCTCGACGTTCTGAGCACGATCGCCGCGACTGTAGCCAACCAGTCGCTGTACGACGCGCGTCAGCAGATACCGCCCGAGTACGAAGCCACCTACCGAGCGGGCCCGATCATCATTCCGGCGCACAACCTCGCGCTTCCGGAACTGCCAGAAGGGTTCACCACCCTGGAAATCGAAGGCGCCGAATACCGGATTCGCACCATCGCGGTCCCTGACCGCCCGCGGACCACGATTTCCGTTGCAGCGCCTACCGCCCCCACCGAGGAACAGATCGGCGAGGAACGCCGCAACACAATCCTCGTCAGCATGCTTGCGATCGCTGCGGCGGCGGCGCTGGGCTGGCTCCTCGGTGGCTTCGCTATCAGGCCGCTGCGCCAGCTTGCCGTGCAAACGCGCCAGATCGATCCCGAGACAGCCACTCCCCGGCCAAGCGTCACGGGTGCTCTTGAAGCCGAAGAACTCGCGGCCGCGATTTCTGGGATGCTGGAGCGCATCACGCGGGAGAAACAGCGAACCTTCGAAGCACTCGAGACGGCGCGGGACTTCGCTGCGGTGTCGGCACACGAACTGCGCACCCCTCTCACTGCCATGCGCACGAACCTCGAAGTTCTAGAGTCTCTCGACCCACCTGAACCTGAGCGTCGCGAAGTGATCATCGAGACACTCCAGTCGGTTCGGCGAATTGAGCAGACACTGCAGGCGCTTGAGCGCCTCGCGGCCGGTAACCTGACAGCTGAAGCCGACTACGAGGACATTGATCTCGCTGAGGTGCTCGATCGCTGCGCTCAGGAAGCGCGGCGGCTGCACACCGGACTCGTCGTCACTGTCCACGACTCTGGGCCAACAGTGATTCGCGGCCTGGCTGCGGGGCTGCGGCTCGCGATCGACAACGCCATCACCAACGCGGTTCGGCACGGCGATGCAGAGCACGTTGAGCTGAGTTTGCATAGCAGCACAGAAACGAAGGATGGAGGGATCGAAATCACCATCGATGACGATGGATGTGGCATTCCCGCGGAAGACCGTGAACGCGTGTTTGAGCGGTTCACACGCGGCTCCCGCGCCAGCGCGCCAGGTTCGGGCCTCGGGCTCGCGCTCGTCGCTCAGCAAGCTGAACTGCACGGAGGCGAAGCAACAATGTCAAAAAGCCCCTTCGGTGGTGCGCGTCTGACCTTGCGGGTGCGGTCATGA
- a CDS encoding thiol-disulfide oxidoreductase DCC family protein, translated as MHLLYDRDCGFCVSCVNLIRRLDSSGRVTPMAWQETGALDLFGISAEDGAAAAWALEQDGTRHRGAGAVNAALSAALGTRIPLRVYSLWGVRWLQDRAYQWVADNRHRMPGGSRTCTLD; from the coding sequence ATGCACCTGTTGTATGACCGGGATTGCGGCTTCTGTGTATCTTGTGTGAACCTCATTCGCCGCCTTGATAGTTCAGGCCGGGTCACGCCGATGGCCTGGCAGGAGACCGGCGCGCTCGACCTCTTCGGTATCTCTGCTGAGGATGGGGCAGCCGCTGCGTGGGCGCTCGAGCAGGATGGGACTCGTCATCGTGGTGCCGGCGCCGTCAATGCCGCTCTTTCCGCCGCGCTGGGCACCCGCATTCCGTTACGGGTCTACTCACTATGGGGCGTTCGCTGGCTGCAGGACCGGGCCTACCAGTGGGTGGCTGATAACCGCCATAGGATGCCAGGCGGCTCGCGAACATGCACACTCGACTAA
- a CDS encoding enoyl-CoA hydratase, translating into MIGITRDKNVVTLEIQRHERRNALNTEVCTGLTDAIRSAEADDARAIVLTGQGTAFSAGADLTSAAYEREFLAAHYTMLNTLQQTPLPVIAALNGPAVGAGVQLAISADLRVAVPEASFMIPVARLGLAMDNWTISRLSELAGGGVARAMLMGVQTITADNAVQFGLVNGIGDLAAAQEWAHEIAKLAPLSLRHMKLVFNHMPDSEPTPEQQEAHKAAWSSADVAEARAARKEKRAPVFRGE; encoded by the coding sequence ATGATCGGCATCACCAGGGACAAGAACGTCGTGACGCTCGAAATTCAGCGTCACGAGCGGCGGAATGCGCTCAACACGGAAGTGTGCACGGGGCTGACGGACGCGATTCGGTCCGCGGAAGCAGACGACGCGCGTGCGATTGTGCTCACTGGCCAAGGAACTGCGTTTTCTGCTGGTGCGGATCTGACGAGCGCAGCATACGAGCGTGAGTTCCTCGCGGCGCACTACACGATGCTCAACACCCTTCAGCAGACGCCGCTGCCGGTGATCGCCGCGCTTAACGGCCCCGCCGTGGGAGCGGGAGTGCAGCTCGCGATTTCCGCGGACCTGCGCGTCGCAGTGCCGGAGGCGTCGTTCATGATTCCTGTCGCACGCCTGGGCCTCGCGATGGACAACTGGACGATCAGCAGGCTCAGCGAGCTGGCAGGCGGCGGAGTCGCCAGGGCGATGCTCATGGGCGTACAGACGATCACCGCGGATAATGCCGTCCAATTCGGACTCGTGAACGGGATCGGGGATCTGGCAGCGGCGCAGGAGTGGGCGCATGAGATCGCGAAGCTCGCGCCATTGTCACTTCGTCACATGAAGCTTGTGTTCAACCACATGCCGGATTCGGAGCCAACGCCGGAACAGCAGGAGGCGCACAAGGCAGCCTGGTCGAGCGCCGACGTTGCGGAAGCCCGCGCAGCCCGTAAAGAGAAGCGGGCACCCGTATTCCGGGGTGAGTAA
- a CDS encoding acetyl-coenzyme A carboxylase carboxyl transferase subunits beta/alpha, protein MPTTAQELFDRVLDQDSYISWDTAPIDLPAHELYSTDLAAARSKAGTDESVITGEGRIRGRRVAVIACEFRFLAGSVGVAAAERIVSTIERATAEQLPLLASPTSGGTRMQEGTVAFLQMVKIAAAIKHHKDAHLPYLVYLRHPTTGGVFASWGSLGHVTVAEPGALIGFLGPRVYESLYGEKFPEGVQTAENLYQHGVIDGVVPVRWLRPILDRVLRVVCGTIGAPSDLEPAPTLSQVPDILAWDSVVASRNPVRPGARHVLRHGATTLTPLSGTGQGEADRSMLLYLARIRGTPCVVLAHDRALTVESGAFGPAALREARRGMHLANELRLPLVLIIDTVGAALSKDAEERGLAGEIARCLADLVTLQCPTVSVLLGQGTGGGALAVLPADRVLCTQNGWLAPLPPEGAAAIVYRDTSRAAEIAAAQGIRSRDLLESGIVDAIIPECPDASEEPIPFSQRVASAIAREIRELALIPAPKRYAARLNRYRTLGLP, encoded by the coding sequence ATGCCGACCACCGCCCAGGAACTCTTTGACCGGGTACTCGACCAGGACTCCTACATTTCCTGGGACACGGCACCGATCGACCTTCCCGCCCACGAGCTGTACAGCACCGATCTCGCCGCAGCGCGCTCGAAAGCAGGAACCGACGAATCGGTCATCACGGGCGAAGGGCGGATCCGGGGCCGGCGCGTTGCTGTGATCGCGTGCGAGTTCCGCTTCCTCGCCGGATCGGTGGGTGTTGCCGCAGCTGAACGCATCGTCTCCACGATTGAGCGCGCCACCGCTGAACAACTCCCGCTGCTCGCCTCTCCCACGTCCGGTGGCACGCGCATGCAGGAAGGCACCGTCGCATTTCTGCAGATGGTGAAGATCGCGGCGGCGATCAAACACCACAAAGACGCCCACCTTCCATACCTCGTCTACCTGAGACACCCCACCACCGGCGGAGTGTTCGCGTCATGGGGATCGCTCGGACACGTCACCGTGGCCGAGCCAGGAGCCCTGATCGGATTTCTCGGGCCCCGCGTGTACGAGTCGCTCTACGGCGAAAAGTTCCCTGAGGGTGTGCAAACGGCCGAGAACCTGTATCAGCACGGCGTCATCGATGGTGTCGTACCGGTGCGGTGGCTGCGCCCCATCTTGGACCGGGTCCTACGTGTGGTCTGCGGAACCATCGGGGCACCGAGTGACCTCGAGCCAGCCCCGACGCTGTCACAAGTGCCCGACATACTCGCGTGGGACTCGGTTGTCGCATCCCGTAACCCGGTGCGTCCCGGAGCACGGCACGTGCTGCGGCACGGGGCCACCACACTCACCCCGCTGAGTGGTACCGGGCAGGGGGAAGCAGACCGTTCGATGCTGCTCTACCTGGCGCGGATACGAGGAACACCGTGCGTGGTACTCGCCCATGACCGCGCCCTGACCGTCGAGAGCGGAGCATTCGGCCCCGCAGCGCTGCGTGAAGCGCGCCGCGGAATGCATCTCGCCAACGAACTCAGGCTTCCCCTCGTCCTCATCATCGACACCGTGGGAGCGGCCCTGTCGAAAGATGCTGAAGAACGCGGGCTTGCAGGCGAAATCGCCCGCTGCCTCGCGGACCTCGTCACACTGCAATGCCCGACCGTGTCCGTTCTTTTGGGACAGGGCACCGGCGGTGGCGCGCTCGCGGTACTCCCCGCAGACCGTGTTTTGTGCACGCAGAACGGATGGCTCGCTCCGCTGCCACCCGAAGGAGCGGCTGCGATCGTGTACCGCGACACCAGCCGGGCCGCCGAGATCGCCGCCGCGCAAGGCATCCGCTCTCGTGACCTGCTCGAGTCCGGGATTGTCGACGCGATCATCCCAGAATGCCCCGACGCATCGGAGGAACCGATCCCATTCAGTCAGCGCGTCGCTTCCGCGATCGCCCGGGAAATTCGCGAACTCGCTCTCATCCCCGCACCCAAACGGTATGCGGCGCGACTCAATCGCTACCGGACACTCGGCCTGCCATGA
- a CDS encoding MBL fold metallo-hydrolase, whose product MAWAGVGAAAAASVASGVLAAWEAYRAIGAPRSRIRPYVAGSPNFSNGTFRNAEPAVPFSPRQAPDLFFSIVLRGNTGAPARQVPLAVPLAPASAGELAAAWFGHSSVLVEVDGHRVLTDPVWSERVSPSQRLGPRRMHPVPVKISQLPQVDAVVISHDHYDHLDQRTISDLVRLQAAPFVVPLGIGGHLRSWGVPERRIIELDWGEETAVGELTISCAPARHFSGRGISRNVTLWASWVLRGPRRSVFFGGDSGYTDSFAELGNRHGPFDLTLLPIGAYSDQWPDVHMTPEEAVQTHCVLNGTPSAGVMMPIHWGTFNLGFHSWMEPIVRLTRAKEAHGVRTAAPMPGQRIDFLKPLPRNEWWLGLA is encoded by the coding sequence ATGGCCTGGGCTGGGGTAGGGGCTGCTGCAGCGGCCAGTGTTGCGAGCGGTGTCCTTGCGGCGTGGGAGGCCTACCGCGCGATTGGTGCGCCGCGGTCGCGTATCAGGCCCTACGTGGCCGGCTCCCCGAATTTTTCGAATGGCACTTTCCGGAACGCCGAGCCAGCCGTACCGTTTTCTCCGCGCCAGGCGCCCGATCTATTCTTCTCCATTGTGCTGCGGGGGAACACCGGAGCGCCGGCGAGGCAAGTGCCCCTGGCTGTTCCCCTTGCGCCCGCTTCGGCGGGCGAACTCGCTGCTGCCTGGTTCGGTCATTCCTCTGTTCTCGTGGAAGTCGACGGGCATCGCGTTCTGACGGACCCAGTGTGGAGTGAGCGCGTATCTCCGTCGCAGCGGTTGGGGCCGCGACGGATGCATCCTGTCCCCGTCAAGATCTCACAGCTGCCACAGGTCGATGCGGTAGTGATCTCACACGACCATTACGACCACCTCGACCAGCGAACGATCAGTGACCTGGTGCGTTTGCAGGCAGCTCCTTTCGTGGTACCTCTGGGCATCGGAGGTCACCTGCGCAGCTGGGGTGTACCTGAGCGCCGGATCATCGAACTCGACTGGGGTGAAGAGACCGCAGTTGGGGAGCTGACGATTTCCTGCGCTCCCGCTCGCCATTTTTCTGGCCGGGGAATTTCGCGAAATGTGACCTTGTGGGCATCCTGGGTGCTGAGGGGCCCGCGCCGCTCGGTCTTCTTCGGTGGTGATTCGGGCTACACAGATTCGTTCGCTGAACTCGGTAACCGGCACGGCCCCTTTGATCTGACGCTGCTTCCGATCGGTGCGTACAGTGACCAGTGGCCAGACGTGCACATGACGCCGGAAGAGGCAGTGCAGACGCACTGTGTTCTTAACGGCACGCCCTCAGCGGGCGTGATGATGCCCATTCACTGGGGTACCTTCAATCTCGGTTTTCACTCGTGGATGGAGCCTATTGTCCGGCTGACTCGGGCGAAAGAGGCTCACGGAGTGCGAACTGCCGCGCCAATGCCGGGCCAGCGTATTGATTTTCTCAAACCGCTGCCGCGAAACGAATGGTGGCTAGGTCTCGCGTGA
- a CDS encoding cryptochrome/photolyase family protein: MVRISATRRETVAENTIVWFRRDLRTADMPTFLAAAASAERSIGVFVLDPVLLKPSGVRRRDALYACLRELDEKLGGRLLVISGNPVVEIPKLAALTGAKQVHVSADFGPYGALRDARIAEKVDLVRTGSPFAVAPGRVTKDDGSPYKVFTPFFRSWLDHGWRAPAKTSADTVAWADADTFSEVQRTEIPDSRAVCPVGEAAALRQWKDFLDDGVASYHEHRDRPDFDDTSRMSVHLKFGTIHPRTMLADLAGRDGDGPKEFRRQLAWRDFYGDVLHHNPESARRNLDRKFDAMRHDSGEDAWTRWEAWCEGQTGYPIVDAGMRQLREEGWMHNRVRMIVASFLAKDLHLPWWWGARHFMRYLVDGDLSANQHGWQWVAGSGTDAAPYFRIFNPITQGKRFDPDGDYVRRWVPELRGIAGSKVHTVGDRGDKIENYPQPIVDHKEERREALDRYDRVKR, from the coding sequence ATGGTGAGAATTTCCGCGACACGCCGCGAAACAGTGGCAGAGAACACAATTGTGTGGTTCCGCCGGGACTTGAGAACTGCGGATATGCCCACGTTTCTCGCCGCCGCTGCGAGCGCTGAACGGTCCATCGGGGTGTTTGTGCTTGACCCGGTCCTGCTGAAGCCGTCAGGGGTACGCCGCCGCGATGCGCTGTACGCCTGTTTACGTGAACTCGATGAGAAACTGGGCGGAAGGCTGCTCGTCATCTCAGGCAATCCTGTTGTCGAGATCCCGAAGCTGGCGGCACTGACCGGGGCGAAACAGGTTCACGTCTCGGCAGACTTCGGACCTTACGGGGCGTTGCGTGATGCCCGGATAGCCGAGAAGGTCGACTTGGTCCGAACCGGATCACCGTTCGCCGTCGCACCCGGACGAGTAACGAAAGACGATGGATCACCGTACAAGGTGTTCACGCCGTTCTTCCGGAGCTGGCTCGACCATGGCTGGCGAGCACCCGCGAAAACCAGCGCGGACACGGTCGCCTGGGCAGACGCCGACACATTCAGCGAAGTGCAGCGCACGGAAATCCCGGATTCGCGGGCCGTCTGCCCGGTGGGTGAGGCTGCCGCGCTCCGCCAGTGGAAGGATTTCCTCGACGACGGGGTGGCAAGCTACCACGAGCACCGCGACCGGCCTGACTTCGACGACACGAGCCGCATGTCGGTGCACCTCAAGTTCGGGACCATCCACCCCCGTACGATGCTCGCGGATCTCGCTGGCCGAGACGGCGACGGGCCGAAGGAGTTCCGGCGTCAGCTAGCTTGGCGTGACTTCTACGGGGATGTCCTCCACCACAACCCCGAATCGGCCCGCCGCAACCTCGATCGCAAATTCGACGCGATGCGTCACGACTCCGGCGAGGACGCGTGGACGCGCTGGGAAGCCTGGTGCGAGGGCCAGACGGGTTACCCGATCGTCGACGCAGGAATGCGGCAACTGCGTGAAGAGGGCTGGATGCACAACCGTGTGCGGATGATCGTCGCATCCTTCCTCGCGAAGGACCTCCACTTGCCGTGGTGGTGGGGCGCACGCCATTTCATGCGCTACCTCGTCGACGGTGATCTGTCGGCCAACCAGCACGGCTGGCAGTGGGTTGCCGGTTCCGGTACTGACGCCGCGCCTTATTTCCGTATCTTCAACCCGATAACCCAGGGCAAACGTTTCGACCCCGACGGCGACTACGTGCGCAGGTGGGTGCCGGAGCTGCGCGGCATCGCGGGGTCAAAGGTGCACACCGTCGGGGACCGGGGCGACAAGATCGAGAACTATCCCCAACCGATCGTCGACCACAAGGAAGAACGACGTGAGGCGCTTGATCGATACGATCGAGTCAAGCGTTAG
- a CDS encoding aldo/keto reductase, whose protein sequence is MTDKTTIPFAKFLDGNSIPQLGFGVWQVPDEEAYASVASALEAGYRSIDTARIYDNEAGTGRAIRESGIDRGEIFVTTKLWNEDQGTDRTLRAFDDSLTRLGLDYVDLYLIHWPKPAEDLYVETFRAFQKVKAEGRARSIGVSNFQLPHLQRLIDETGEVPVINQIELHPRFSQEELRAFHAEHGILTEAWSPLGQGTILEDPVLTEIASATDKTVAQVILRWHLQLGNVVIPKSVTPRRIRENLDVFDFELSDEQVGAITALDVADGRIGPDPDLF, encoded by the coding sequence GTGACTGATAAAACCACGATTCCATTTGCGAAATTTTTGGACGGAAACTCGATCCCTCAGCTCGGATTCGGCGTGTGGCAGGTGCCCGACGAGGAGGCGTACGCGTCAGTTGCGTCCGCGCTTGAGGCGGGGTACCGGAGCATCGACACGGCCCGCATCTACGACAATGAAGCCGGAACGGGCAGGGCCATCCGTGAGTCAGGTATCGATCGCGGCGAGATCTTCGTGACCACCAAACTCTGGAATGAGGACCAGGGCACGGACCGAACGCTCCGTGCATTCGATGACAGCCTGACGCGCCTCGGACTCGACTACGTGGACCTGTACCTCATCCACTGGCCTAAACCGGCCGAGGACCTCTATGTCGAGACGTTCAGAGCATTCCAGAAGGTGAAGGCTGAAGGACGGGCCCGGTCAATCGGTGTGTCAAACTTCCAGCTCCCGCACCTCCAGCGGCTGATCGACGAGACCGGTGAGGTTCCTGTCATCAACCAGATTGAACTGCATCCGCGGTTTTCTCAGGAAGAGCTGCGTGCTTTCCACGCGGAGCACGGCATACTCACCGAGGCATGGAGCCCGCTCGGTCAGGGCACGATCCTGGAAGATCCGGTGCTGACGGAGATCGCCTCGGCAACGGACAAAACTGTTGCTCAGGTGATCCTGCGGTGGCACCTGCAGCTGGGCAACGTCGTAATCCCGAAGTCGGTGACGCCGCGGCGTATTCGCGAGAACCTCGACGTCTTCGACTTCGAACTGTCCGACGAGCAGGTTGGTGCGATCACCGCGCTGGATGTGGCTGATGGCCGCATTGGGCCCGACCCCGATCTGTTCTAA
- a CDS encoding antitoxin: MSAFDSVKDLAAKAQTLVNENAAKAQTLVNENASKAKSLIVSKKGDIDSAVDKAASFVDTQTKGKFTAQVSKVQENAKKIVPAE; the protein is encoded by the coding sequence ATGAGCGCATTCGACTCAGTCAAGGACCTGGCCGCTAAGGCTCAGACCCTCGTCAACGAGAACGCTGCCAAGGCCCAGACCCTCGTCAACGAGAACGCTTCGAAGGCGAAGTCCCTGATCGTCAGCAAGAAGGGCGACATCGACTCGGCTGTCGACAAGGCTGCTTCTTTCGTGGACACCCAGACCAAGGGCAAGTTCACCGCTCAGGTCAGCAAGGTTCAGGAGAACGCGAAGAAGATCGTTCCTGCTGAATAA
- a CDS encoding class I SAM-dependent DNA methyltransferase, whose translation MSRWADAAGDMDGDRYAKHFDDLAASGKDMHGEARLCADLVPPGSLVLDAGCGTGRIAIWLDEHGYDCAGIDLDASMLSVARRRAPDVPWMLGDLAALQLPALGVFDLVVAAGNVIPLLASGTEQTVVANLATALKPGGLLVAGFGLDSEHLPLDEAPVTLSDYDEWCESAGLNLEKRFATWNGDPYDGGGYAVSVHRLA comes from the coding sequence ATGAGCCGCTGGGCTGACGCGGCGGGAGATATGGACGGCGACCGCTACGCGAAGCATTTCGACGACCTCGCCGCCAGCGGGAAGGACATGCACGGGGAGGCTCGCCTGTGCGCCGATCTGGTGCCACCAGGGTCCCTGGTTCTCGATGCTGGCTGCGGCACCGGACGGATAGCGATCTGGCTCGATGAGCACGGCTATGACTGTGCCGGGATCGATTTGGACGCCTCCATGCTGAGCGTAGCCAGGCGTCGAGCCCCCGATGTGCCGTGGATGCTGGGCGACCTGGCCGCCCTGCAGTTGCCTGCGCTGGGGGTTTTCGACCTCGTCGTCGCTGCCGGGAACGTCATCCCACTACTCGCGAGCGGCACCGAGCAAACCGTCGTCGCGAACCTGGCGACTGCGCTTAAACCAGGCGGGCTGCTGGTCGCCGGATTTGGTCTCGACAGTGAGCACCTTCCGCTCGACGAAGCGCCGGTTACGCTCTCTGACTATGACGAATGGTGTGAGAGTGCGGGCCTGAACCTCGAGAAGCGGTTCGCTACGTGGAACGGCGATCCGTACGACGGCGGCGGCTACGCCGTCAGCGTGCACCGGCTCGCCTAA
- a CDS encoding response regulator transcription factor codes for MHESATVLVVDDDADVLSSLKRGLRLSGFDVMTAEDGESALRTIRTQEPDAIVLDVTMPRLDGVSVVTALRAMGSDIPICVLSARSSVDDRIAGLEAGADDYLTKPFALGELIARVRAMLRRRPDQSPSPKRELLTAGQLEIDVAARRAVIAGTELDLTKREFELLTTLVQHRDAVLSRRQLLEIVWGYDFDADTNVVDVFVGYLRKKMEADGARRMLHTVRGVGFILRTR; via the coding sequence ATGCACGAATCCGCCACCGTCCTCGTCGTCGACGACGACGCCGATGTTCTCTCGTCCCTCAAGCGCGGCCTCCGCTTGTCCGGCTTCGACGTGATGACAGCGGAAGATGGCGAATCTGCCCTGCGCACAATTCGCACGCAGGAGCCTGACGCGATCGTCCTGGACGTGACAATGCCCCGCCTCGACGGTGTCAGCGTGGTGACAGCGCTGCGGGCCATGGGCAGCGACATCCCAATCTGCGTTCTCAGTGCGCGCAGCTCAGTCGACGACCGGATCGCTGGCCTCGAAGCGGGCGCCGACGATTACCTGACCAAACCATTTGCCCTTGGCGAGCTCATCGCTCGTGTGCGCGCAATGCTGCGCCGACGGCCCGATCAGTCGCCTTCCCCGAAACGGGAGCTCCTCACTGCCGGGCAGCTGGAGATCGACGTGGCCGCGCGGCGCGCGGTAATCGCGGGCACGGAACTCGACCTCACCAAGAGAGAATTCGAACTCCTCACCACCCTGGTTCAGCATCGCGACGCGGTTCTTTCCCGGCGTCAGCTGCTTGAGATCGTGTGGGGCTACGACTTCGATGCTGACACGAATGTTGTCGACGTCTTCGTGGGTTACCTGCGTAAGAAGATGGAAGCGGACGGCGCCCGTCGCATGCTGCATACTGTTCGCGGCGTCGGGTTCATTCTCCGGACCCGTTAG
- a CDS encoding alpha/beta hydrolase family protein gives MNVRVSTVSAAVLAATLTATSCTIGGEAAVDESPLAPTEAQAEYAEPELPPAERGELLEAGPFIDLSPGIASRSADSQRITYRSTSGLDGSPTEVTGALFVPQGAPPEGGWPVISYAHGTTGVARECGPSQYPDMLGQAARINSLLDSGYAVVATDYEGLGGSLDETAHPYLEPATAAYNVIDAVRAARAANDAIGTQWGAVGVSQGGQAVWAASEQADEYGAGLRFAGSVAISPAADLTPIAEPEPPWALDLFQLALLPYVIAGFQAADPSVEFDDYLRGGLAGGFGSLETCVRDNWLNSALALLQSSPEDVGPFSDDATDAVRAWLDDIALPRGTSDGPLLVLYGDRDTVVPAEWTARAVQRACESGTVIEAVLIPGADHFNLNGTQEVLEWLDARLRGVPALSTC, from the coding sequence GTGAACGTACGAGTCTCGACAGTCAGCGCCGCTGTCCTTGCCGCCACCCTTACCGCGACCTCCTGCACAATCGGAGGGGAGGCGGCAGTTGATGAATCGCCGCTCGCGCCCACTGAGGCTCAAGCTGAGTACGCCGAACCGGAACTGCCGCCAGCGGAGCGCGGCGAGTTGCTGGAGGCGGGGCCTTTCATTGATCTGAGCCCGGGTATCGCATCGCGTTCCGCTGATTCTCAGCGCATCACTTACCGCTCGACGTCAGGACTCGACGGCAGTCCCACCGAAGTGACTGGCGCACTATTCGTTCCGCAGGGCGCTCCGCCTGAAGGTGGTTGGCCTGTTATTTCATACGCTCACGGTACGACTGGGGTTGCGCGCGAGTGCGGCCCCTCCCAGTATCCCGACATGTTGGGCCAGGCTGCGCGGATCAATTCTCTTCTCGACTCGGGTTACGCAGTTGTAGCGACCGACTACGAGGGTCTGGGAGGTTCGCTCGACGAGACTGCACACCCCTATTTGGAGCCGGCCACTGCCGCTTACAACGTCATCGACGCAGTGCGAGCCGCGCGTGCGGCGAATGACGCCATCGGAACGCAGTGGGGGGCCGTCGGAGTTTCGCAGGGTGGCCAAGCTGTCTGGGCGGCGAGCGAACAAGCGGACGAGTACGGGGCGGGGTTAAGGTTTGCCGGTTCGGTGGCGATTTCCCCTGCTGCGGACCTGACTCCAATCGCGGAGCCGGAACCGCCGTGGGCGCTGGACCTGTTCCAGCTCGCGCTCCTCCCGTACGTTATCGCCGGCTTTCAGGCGGCGGATCCGTCCGTTGAATTTGATGACTACCTACGTGGCGGGCTGGCAGGCGGCTTTGGCTCGCTGGAAACGTGCGTGCGGGACAACTGGCTGAACTCAGCGCTGGCGTTGCTGCAAAGTTCCCCTGAAGATGTGGGTCCGTTCAGCGATGACGCAACCGACGCAGTGCGCGCGTGGCTCGACGACATCGCGCTGCCTCGCGGTACTTCGGATGGGCCGCTGCTGGTGCTGTACGGAGACCGCGACACGGTCGTGCCGGCGGAGTGGACGGCCCGCGCGGTGCAGCGGGCTTGTGAGAGCGGGACTGTCATCGAAGCGGTTCTCATACCCGGTGCAGACCACTTCAATCTGAACGGAACTCAAGAAGTTCTTGAGTGGTTGGACGCTCGGCTACGCGGGGTTCCAGCACTCTCTACGTGTTGA